A stretch of DNA from Desulfosarcina ovata subsp. ovata:
TCCGATAGGCCCGGTAGGCATCGCCGAAACAGTCTGTCAGATCCCGTTCCTCCATGGTGGCCCCGATGATGATCCAGATCGTCCACAGCCCATTGTGCAGCAGTCGATCGAGAGTAAATACCGAGCCGGTCCAGATGATGATCAAACTGCACAGATAGAGGGGATGGCGTACCCAGCGGTACGGTCCTCGGACTTTGAAATCCATGGGCGTGGCGGATCGATCGCGGCCAAAGGCCCTGATGGCCGGTTGAACGCCCAACGCATCAAATTCCCCCAGCGCCCTGGATCCCCACCAGGCCCCGATCCCGGCCGATAAGAAAAGCGCGGTCATGAGCCATCGGATCCACTGCGGCGGTGTCCACAAAGGCGGACCGGCCGTCTGCCAGAGGCACACCAGGGTTAACAGGCATGCCCCGGAAACGGTGGCGTAGAGGGCCCCGTGGAAATCGACGCGAACGGACCGGGTCAGCCAGAGGCGAAACCGCTGCCGGACCATAATGCTGTGCTGAACAAAGAACAGCAGGCACAGCAGAGCATCGGTGAGCAGACGACCGGTGGTGGAAAAACCGGAATCCAATTGAATCAGCGGCCCCACCAATAGAAATAGCAGCCAGGCCAGCATGCCACTGCCACCGAGGCCATAGGCGCCGGCAACCAGCAGCCACGCTCCCGGCTTCCTGGATATCCATTGCCGTCCGATGCCTCGCCTTGCCTGGGCATCTTCCACGGCGGTCAGTTTGCAGGTGCGGTTCGTTATCGGGTTCAAATCGACGATCTCTTCGGTGGTGGCCCTGATTTGTGGGGCCATGATGAAGTAACCGTTTGAAACATAAGAGGCTGAAAAAAGCGGCTTCCGGTCAATTCTTACCGGAAGCTGGCAACCTTCATTCGGCCAGGAAAATTGCCTTAAAAGGCATAGTTGACGGTCAGCCCGTAGCCCCATAGCTCGCCTTCCGCATCAAGGCTTGTCGATCCGTAATAGGTGTGATTCAGACTGTCGCTTTCCCCGCCAATTTGCCGATTGACCTCGGTGCGGATGTATTGCACCACACCATCCACCGTGACGCGTCCGAGGTTCAGCCCGAATCCGATCGAATAGGTCTTTTTATCCGCATCGGGCCAGACGAGATCAAAGGTATCATCCGGAATGGGGCTTTGGTCGTAAAAATAGCCGACCCGCAGTGCCAAATAGTCCGTTGTCTGCCACTCGATACCGGCCTTGAACTGCATCGTATCATCCCAGTCCCGGGCAATGTTCTGGGGATTTCCGGGTCCATAAGTACCATACAGAAAATCATCGGAAAAGGTCGTCACTTGTCTGTCGACAACGCTCCAATCGGTCCAGACCACATCGATTTCCATGGAAACCCGCTTGATCGGTTGGAATCGCAGCCCAAACTGGACTTGTTGGGGATGGTCGACCGAATCCAGTTCGATGTCACTTTTTATGCCGGTACCGACTATTTTTACATCACCTTCGAATTCCGTGTCGGTCTCGCTACGATAGGTCAGTCCAAGCGTGATGGATTCGGTCGGATGGTACATGACACCGATATTGAAGGAGTAGTTGAAGTTGTCTTCCAGTTCGCTTTCAATCTTACTGCCATGCAATAGCGGATTTGTTGGATAATAGAGGAGATGTTCAACGCCGCTTTCCGACTGTCCCAATACCAAACCCATACCCACGGACCACTTTTCATTGAATTTGTAGGCCACGGAAGGGGTCAATACAACCCGGTAGTAGTAGGAATGATAGCAATTATACGCCCCCGGATTTTTTGCCGGATCATCGTCCCACTCTATATCCAGGCCGTAGGGAACATAAAATGCCGCACCGACCGCCCAATGGTCCGTGAGCCGCATGGCAAATCCCATGTGGGGGACGATAAGATCGTCGGACGTATCTTCAAAATCGGTCGGACTTTGGCTATCGACATGAAAATCATTTACCTTCAAGGTGGGATCAATGATATTGACGCCGGCCGATACTGTCGGCCGTTCAATTTGTACAAGGCCCGCAGGGTTGTAATGAATGGCATAGGGATCATCCGCATAGGCTGAAAAGGCGCCCCCCAGCGCCGTCGCTTTAGCGCCAATGCCGAACGTGTCCACATTTGCGCCCCATGCATACGATGCGGATAGAACTGTAAGACAAACTACCTGTAACAGACGTTTTATCATCGTTTCCTTCTCCCGAGTGTTGGATTTGAGACAAGAAGGCTCTTCAATTGTTATGGTTATTTTAACTATGTGAACATTGTTAACATGATTTTTTTATATTGAAAAGAGCAATAAAATGAAACGTACAATTTGTTTCTGAATATCAATTATACACGGCTGCCGCTCCATTTGAGCTTGGCCTTGAGAACATCGAAATAGTTTTGCTCGGGAAGGGTGATCATTTGTACCGGACTTAAACTTTTACTGATGATGATGGTGTCCCGCTCATCGATTTTTATTCCCACCTGCCCATCGCAGGTCAGCATGATGTCCGAGGCGTCCTCGGTCAACTGGATGGTGATGGTCACACTATCGGGCACTATCAGCGGACGGTTGGTCAGGGTGAACGGACAGATGGGCGTGATGAGGATTCCGGGGACCGAGGGATAGATGATCGGACCGCCGGCCGCCAGGGAGTAAGCCGTGGAGCCGGTGGGCGTTGCGATGATCAGCCCGTCGGCGCGGTAATCGGTGAGAAACTGGCCGTCCACATGGGTGCGGATGCGGGCCAGTCTTGCCAAGGCGCCTTTATTGATGACGACGTCGTTGAACGCGCATTCACGGGCAATCTCCATCTCCTGACGACAGATTTGAACGTTCAGCCGCATTTGTTGCCGGACGGTGAATCGATTCTCCAGAATGGCATCGGCCGCCTCGCGCAGCCGGTCCTCGGTGGTTTCCGCCAAAAAACCGACCTCGCCGAATTTGACGCCGATAATTGGAATCTGCTGGTCCCCTATCCAGCGCACGGCACTGAGAAAGGTGCCGTCGCCTCCCAGAACGAATACACAGAACAGGGATGCCGGAGATCGTTCCCGTAATCCCTTGGTCCGTTTTATAGCGGGCATCGAGCTTTGCCGGCGAACAATACTAAGGCCTTTGTGCGTCAACCATTGCTCGAAACGATCCGCCTGCTCAATTGCCTTGGTTTCGTTTTTAACGACCAGACCGATTTGTTTTTTCATCCCCGATCCTAAGGCAATTTCTGTCAAAGAATATACCCGCCTGCTTGTCTTTTCATCCGTCTTCTACGTTCGTTTTAACAAAACATATCCAAACTTATTGAATTTTTACACTCATACATGTGTTTGGCAGTAAGGGCAAGTTTTTAACCGGCGTATCTTGCGTCCCGGGAGCGGCGGCAACCCCTTTTCAGCGATGCATTTCTAACCGCCAATAGTAAGCCTTATCACAAGTTTCACCAATAATGACGGCTTCGATGCGGACCCTCAAGTGCCCTATCCATATTTGCGAAACAGGGGCATTTAGCGATACCATTCCCAGCGGGCGATGGTGATTATGTTTGACAATGATTAACCTCACTTTTATACAGACAGGATCCGTTAGAATATAAAAATCAACAACCCAGAGGAGAAACGAGGAGGAGAAACGATGCATCAAAAGCAATGGCGTTTTTTCAAGCTGTTCATCGCTATGATTTTATCCGCCGCCATGATCGTTGCCTGCGGCCAGAAGGAGGAACCGACCCAGGCGGAAGAAAAGGTTGAACTGCCACCGATAAAAATTGCCGTGGTCGGTGCTCATAGTGGTGATTTGGCGTCTTACGGGATTCCAACGGTCCGTGCAGCCGAGTTGGTGGCGGAACATCGCAATGCCCTTTGCGGGATCAATGGACGAAAAATCGAACTTGTCGTTGAAGACGATGCATGCAAGCCCGAGATTGCAACCAGTTCCGCCACCAAAGTCACCGGTGAAGGGGTGAATGTGGTCTTGGGACACATCTGTTCGGGCGCCACGAAGGCGGCTTTGGGAATTTATAAGGATTCCCATATCGTGACCATGTCGCCATCGGCAACGAATCCTGGACTGACGCAAAGCGGTGATTATCCGAACTTTTTCCGAACCATCGCCTCTGACGATGCCCAGGCGCGATTGGAGGTTGAGTTTGCATTGGGAACACTAAACCTCAGCAAGATTGCCGTTCTTCATGACAAGGGAGATTATGGCAAGGGACTGGCCGAGTTTGCCAAAAGTTTCATCGAAGCGGACAACCGCGGCGAAGTGGTA
This window harbors:
- a CDS encoding NAD(+)/NADH kinase, translating into MKKQIGLVVKNETKAIEQADRFEQWLTHKGLSIVRRQSSMPAIKRTKGLRERSPASLFCVFVLGGDGTFLSAVRWIGDQQIPIIGVKFGEVGFLAETTEDRLREAADAILENRFTVRQQMRLNVQICRQEMEIARECAFNDVVINKGALARLARIRTHVDGQFLTDYRADGLIIATPTGSTAYSLAAGGPIIYPSVPGILITPICPFTLTNRPLIVPDSVTITIQLTEDASDIMLTCDGQVGIKIDERDTIIISKSLSPVQMITLPEQNYFDVLKAKLKWSGSRV
- a CDS encoding methyltransferase family protein, translating into MAPQIRATTEEIVDLNPITNRTCKLTAVEDAQARRGIGRQWISRKPGAWLLVAGAYGLGGSGMLAWLLFLLVGPLIQLDSGFSTTGRLLTDALLCLLFFVQHSIMVRQRFRLWLTRSVRVDFHGALYATVSGACLLTLVCLWQTAGPPLWTPPQWIRWLMTALFLSAGIGAWWGSRALGEFDALGVQPAIRAFGRDRSATPMDFKVRGPYRWVRHPLYLCSLIIIWTGSVFTLDRLLHNGLWTIWIIIGATMEERDLTDCFGDAYRAYRKKVPMLLPKSLKPRLPDDRDRPPGDD
- a CDS encoding OmpP1/FadL family transporter, whose product is MIKRLLQVVCLTVLSASYAWGANVDTFGIGAKATALGGAFSAYADDPYAIHYNPAGLVQIERPTVSAGVNIIDPTLKVNDFHVDSQSPTDFEDTSDDLIVPHMGFAMRLTDHWAVGAAFYVPYGLDIEWDDDPAKNPGAYNCYHSYYYRVVLTPSVAYKFNEKWSVGMGLVLGQSESGVEHLLYYPTNPLLHGSKIESELEDNFNYSFNIGVMYHPTESITLGLTYRSETDTEFEGDVKIVGTGIKSDIELDSVDHPQQVQFGLRFQPIKRVSMEIDVVWTDWSVVDRQVTTFSDDFLYGTYGPGNPQNIARDWDDTMQFKAGIEWQTTDYLALRVGYFYDQSPIPDDTFDLVWPDADKKTYSIGFGLNLGRVTVDGVVQYIRTEVNRQIGGESDSLNHTYYGSTSLDAEGELWGYGLTVNYAF
- a CDS encoding branched-chain amino acid ABC transporter substrate-binding protein — translated: MHQKQWRFFKLFIAMILSAAMIVACGQKEEPTQAEEKVELPPIKIAVVGAHSGDLASYGIPTVRAAELVAEHRNALCGINGRKIELVVEDDACKPEIATSSATKVTGEGVNVVLGHICSGATKAALGIYKDSHIVTMSPSATNPGLTQSGDYPNFFRTIASDDAQARLEVEFALGTLNLSKIAVLHDKGDYGKGLAEFAKSFIEADNRGEVVLYEGVTPGAVDYSAVVNKIKQSEAQAVIFGGYHPEASKIVSQMRKKAMDTIFISDDGVKDDTFIKVAGEYAEGVYASGPMDTSKNSIAIEAVEAHKAKYGEDPGAFYLNAYAAALALINAMEKSCSTQYDDIVNALRSEWVATPLGIIKFDKKGDAIGVGFAMYQVQNGAYVEIK